Proteins encoded within one genomic window of Falco biarmicus isolate bFalBia1 chromosome 14, bFalBia1.pri, whole genome shotgun sequence:
- the NEXMIF gene encoding neurite extension and migration factor, with protein sequence MDDQQEQDCASEDQETILINGVKENESHALDGDERPCTAAEAAVTFSALTSAQKENHACHRALPPLTSKKPCLLSPPSPLRLTDVPEHASDDSSAHAISLTSCVTKGMSSWSLPGDCEKAPFTMMEPGGMSALTGDCLMQPSRTCLGCFIESKDGIDAEPGISLKVGDINRDYDTCSVSDIGIHCMSTGETMRYGDQLLSDQLLSFPMHKSRAADKRDAEKSDSDSEDPTQKNYYEGLLLDKCNGEEPLLTNPNQEWGYFESFISESKIELLDLCSKNELSVNLFSEEDVDNYMFDDDDSTLGSDVCSLKIRYESFQDNVREKTTTLQEDAQFNFFPSVFGNCTKRDSRSTLKRGPGGATDPSQFKSEEGIIWGEEEEDGEEEDGEEEEKAALNKSCNSTEMVQYVGSKRSHFLDSVNSTEDSGEFSDDSTCTESSYDVLRDIKDCSRYLSRDHSGSFIQQNYGLRAKRKVRYSDDYLYDVDSIENEKILDKKEWLPDGPKEEDDDEWCPKKRRKVSRKEPPVIIKYIIINRFKGEKHMLVKLSKVDASETTVTLNEELLSKYKKLAPLKGFWQERQQSRLDLLRSSLYHKQNFYLNGSDASFLPHPRKRKCKLANRHRIQRIKAIEQSVNKLGSCSSDHKQPCSSKEDTGLKGLPALAIATPSCANGLHVHDITGIAAVKCKSQEREHKGTERKVLRRIKFKSEARLKCKKIKAATSTAEGSPVLENQDSAARLKDENVSCASDSSHLPECHEDKVAKNSPFLPSTSSSDKPLPSANITTNVPLIPGGYLQTLLDASDLSSNTGISYFAQHPSEQQQHPLPSIVPAEKPFPALQPAQSCVLSPPSESELQQSPGHLEMEQSSFGNMWPASKAAGSDRQDFPGDMREAAGLPSEFGSGAAGADGLPASGYAQVNLNSSKLLYQKNYMPDSQQVQSDDSYQSCHFNNGEGRFHFQRGTLSTDDGRLISFDSVGSLSVSSSNYSSLSLKSCEKDGEDDINDDFLAHCSPKLVIQQSIDEITPLKESTDLLDISNFTPDRFRQSSLSEMSPPDTPNLSPQIAGSDAKPLGTLKGFQDSPQATLNSSEKVKWNCGVLQTEDQADNGFALNNHQFQFHMFNDEDSVSLLEKSPCLSTFNEPSGQISTNSKVSKSKRKSSSSKNVVTNQSSSQKATRKKSPKTNKGTEKPPGKNSRQAPKSARKGKNTAGVNGEKALAVGSRAVSQLSNTATATKGLPEGAQHCSPAGVKLGKHNGLSGEWALGKEGGAGWSEASLGNATSLLDDDQREFEEPSNILSNIASGMADVQRFMMASIEPLWGPVGHNSVPDIFRSPESNSLKLKTLKILAGTSQESKKKANGGSPAAAKNHKSNNKGSSKNSKAATCDPGRPNCSTGYTTDIHAPFFDKNYSNLSTLGNNGPTHKKLYRHKSSSKSLRDENCKIKRTDREQPHKDPPVTAAFEKLRESDSILLKAETTFLGFPVFEEETPFSRKTVDVCFFFFFFLFSSSSFFFFFFFIGWGFFFPSVPFRNLPCGMLKCKC encoded by the exons ATGGATGACCAACAAGAGCAGGATTGTGCCTCAGAAGACCAAGAAACTATCCTGATTAATGGGGTGAAAGAAAATG AATCGCACGCCCTGGACGGCGATGAGAGGCCTTGCACCGCCGCCGAGGCCGCGGTCACATTCTCAGCCTTGACGTCAGCTCAGAAGGAAAACCACGCGTGCCACCGGGCGCTGCCTCCCCTGACTTCGAAGAAGCCCTGCTTGCTGAGCCCCCCGTCGCCCCTGAGGCTCACGGATGTGCCCGAGCACGCCTCGGATGATTCCTCCGCCCACGCCATCTCCCTCACGTCCTGCGTGACGAAGGGCATGAGCTCCTGGTCACTGCCAGGCGACTGCGAGAAGGCTCCCTTCACCATGATGGAGCCCGGAGGCATGTCGGCGCTGACGGGCGACTGCTTGATGCAGCCGAGCCGGACCTGTCTGGGCTGCTTTATTGAATCAAAGGACGGCATTGATGCAGAGCCAGGAATAAGCTTGAAAGTGGGGGATATAAATAGGGATTATGACACCTGTTCAGTCTCTGATATAGGGATTCACTGCATGAGCACAGGAGAAACCATGAGATATGGGGATCAACTGCTTTCAGACCAGCTTTTAAGCTTCCCTATGCATAAATCGAGGGCAGCGGACaaaagagatgcagaaaaatCTGACAGTGATTCAGAGGACCCCACtcagaaaaattattatgaGGGATTACTATTAGACAAATGCAATGGTGAGGAACCTTTACTAACAAATCCCAACCAGGAATGGGGCTATTTTGAGTCTTTCATTAGTGAAAGTAAAATTGAGCTGCTTGACCTCTGCTCCAAAAATGAGCTTTctgtaaatctgttttctgaggAAGACGTCGATAATTACATGTTCGATGATGACGATTCCACCTTGGGAAGCGATGTCTGCTCTCTGAAAATTAGATACGAATCTTTCCAGGACAACGTGCGGGAGAAGACCACCACCCTACAAGAGGATGCCCAGTTCAACTTCTTCCCCAGCGTGTTTGGCAACTGCACCAAAAGGGACAGCAGGAGCACCCTGAAAAGGGGGCCCGGCGGTGCCACCGACCCTTCTCAATTCAAATCTGAGGAAGGCATCAtctggggggaggaggaggaggacggcGAGGAAGAGGAcggtgaggaggaggagaaagctgCCTTAAATAAATCTTGCAACAGCACGGAGATGGTGCAGTACGTGGGCTCCAAGAGGAGCCACTTCTTGGACTCGGTGAATTCCACGGAGGACTCCGGGGAGTTCAGCGACGACAGCACTTGCACAGAGTCCTCCTACGACGTGCTGCGGGACATCAAGGACTGCAGCCGGTACCTGTCCCGGGACCACTCCGGCTCCTTCATTCAGCAGAACTACGGGTTGCGGGCGAAGAGGAAAGTGCGATACAGCGACGACTACCTGTACGATGTGGACTCCATCGAGAACGAGAAGATCCTGGACAAGAAGGAGTGGCTCCCAGACGGGCCCAAGGAGGAGGACGATGACGAGTGGTGCCCCAAGAAGCGGCGAAAAGTCTCTCGCAAGGAGCCCCCCGTTATCATCAAGTACATCATCATTAACAGGTTTAAAGGGGAGAAGCATATGCTGGTGAAGCTCAGCAAAGTGGATGCCAGCGAGACAACTGTTACCCTAAACGAGGAGCTGCTCAGCAAATACAAGAAGCTGGCCCCTCTGAAGGGCTTctggcaggagaggcagcagagccGGCTGGATTTGCTCAGATCGTCTCTCTACCACAAGCAGAATTTCTATCTTAACGGCTCAGATGCTTCATTCCTCCCTCACCCACGGAAGCGAAAATGCAAGCTAGCAAACAGGCACCGGATTCAAAGAATTAAAGCCATCGAGCAATCAGTGAACAAGCTGGGCTCTTGCTCCTCTGATCACAAGCAGCCTTGCAGCAGTAAAGAGGACACGGGCCTGAAAGGGCTGCCGGCGTTAGCCATCGCCACCCCCAGCTGTGCCAACGGATTACACGTACATGACATCACGGGCATCGCCGCTGTGAAATGCAAATCGCAGGAACGGGAGCACAAGGGGACGGAGAGGAAAGTGCTCCGCAGAATCAAATTCAAAAGTGAAGCCAGGTTGAAGTGCAAGAAGATCAAAGCTGCTACCAGTACGGCGGAGGGCTCCCCGGTGCTGGAAAACCAGGACTCTGCGGCGCGTCTGAAGGACGAAAACGTTTCTTGTGCTTCAGACAGCTCCCATCTCCCGGAGTGCCACGAGGATAAGGTTGCTAAAAATTCTCCTTTCCTACCATCCACCTCCTCTTCAGACAAGCCTCTGCCATCTGCTAATATCACCACCAATGTACCCCTGATCCCCGGAGGGTATCTGCAGACGTTGTTAGATGCTTCTGATTTGTCGAGCAACACCGGTATCTCATACTTCGCCCAGCATCCctccgagcagcagcagcacccgcTCCCCAGCATCGTCCCGGCGGAAAAGCCCTTCCCGGCCCTGCAGCCGGCGCAGAGCTGCGTGCTCTCCCCGCCCTCCGAGTCCGAGCTGCAGCAGTCGCCCGGCCACCTGGAGatggagcagagcagcttcGGTAATATGTGGCCGGCCAGCAAGGCTGCCGGCAGCGACCGCCAGGACTTCCCCGGTGACATGCGGGAGGCGGCCGGGCTGCCGAGCGAGTTCGGCAGCGGTGCCGCGGGTGCAGACGGCCTCCCCGCCTCTGGATACGCTCAAGTCAATCTGAATAGCAGCAAATTGCTCTACCAAAAAAATTACATGCCGGATAGCCAACAAGTGCAGTCTGATGATTCTTATCAGTCATGTCATTTTAATAATGGAGAGGGGCGCTTTCATTTCCAACGAGGTACACTAAGTACAGATGATGGCAGGCTCATTAGTTTTGATTCAGTGGGTTCATTGTCAGTTAGTTCTAGCAATTACAGTTCTTTAAGTTTAAAGTCTTGTGAAAAGGACGGCGAGGATGATATTAATGATGATTTCTTGGCCCACTGCAGTCCCAAGCTAGTGATCCAGCAGAGCATAGATGAAATCACCCCTTTGAAGGAGTCCACGGACCTTTTAGACATTTCCAACTTCACACCTGATAGGTTCCGCCAGTCGTCGCTTTCAGAGATGTCCCCTCCGGACACTCCCAACCTGTCCCCACAGATAGCTGGCTCTGATGCCAAGCCTCTGGGCACCCTAAAGGGCTTTCAGGACAGCCCCCAGGCCACCCTCAACAGCTCTGAGAAGGTCAAGTGGAACTGTGGGGTCCTGCAGACTGAGGATCAGGCAGATAATGGGTTTGCTTTAAATAATCACCAGTTCCAGTTCCATATGTTCAACGATGAAGATTCTGTCAGCCTTCTCGAAAAGAGTCCATGCTTGTCAACATTTAATGAGCCATCTGGTCAAATTAGCACCAATAGCAAAGTGTCAAAATCGAAGAGGAAAAGTTCATCCAGCAAGAATGTGGTTACAAACCAAAGCTCTTCCCAGAAAGCCACCCGGAAAAAAtcacccaaaaccaacaaaggaACCGAAAAACCGCCAGGGAAAAACTCCAGGCAGGCACCCAAATCTgccaggaaagggaaaaacacGGCAGGAGTCAACGGCGAGAAGGCTCTGGCCGTTGGCAGCAGGGCGGTCAGCCAGCTGAGCAACACGGCCACGGCCACCAAGGGCCTCCCTGAGGGCGCCCAGCATTGCAGCCCGGCTGGGGTGAAGCTGGGCAAGCACAATGGGCTCTCCGGCGAGTGGGCGCTGGGGAAAGAGGGGGGCGCGGGCTGGTCAGAAGCCAGCCTGGGCAATGCCACCAGCCTCCTGGATGACGACCAGAGGGAATTTGAGGAACCTTCCAACATCCTGTCCAACATTGCGTCGGGAATGGCGGATGTCCAGAGGTTTATGATGGCCTCCATCGAGCCCTTGTGGGGGCCTGTTGGCCACAACAGCGTTCCAGACATATTCCGGTCCCCGGAGTCCAACAGCCTGAAACTGAAAACTCTTAAAATTTTGGCAGGGACATCCCAAGAGTCGAAGAAGAAGGCGAACGGCGGGTCGCCGGCGGCGGCGAAGAACCACAAGTCAAACAACAAGGGCTCAAGCAAAAACAGCAAAGCCGCAACCTGCGACCCTGGTCGCCCCAACTGCTCAACTGGGTACACCACGGACATTCACGCTCCCTTTTTTGATAAAAACTATAGTAACCTGAGCACTTTAGGCAATAACGGACCTACCCATAAAAAACTCTACCGTCATAAATCCAGTTCGAAATCGCTGAGGGATGAGAACTGTAAAATAAAGCGAACGGACCGCGAACAGCCCCACAAGGACCCACCCGTGACAGCTGCTTTTGAGAAACTGAG ggaaTCAGACTCCATTCTTCTTAAagcagaaacaacatttttgggttttcctgtatttgaagAAGAGACTCCCTTTTCTAGAAAGACGGTtgatgtttgtttctttttctttttttttcttttttcttcttcttcttttttttttttttttttttttattggttgggggttttttttcccgtCGGTTCCTTTTCGAAATCTGCCTTGTGGTATGTTGAAATGTAAGTGCTGA